CCGCCACGCGCTCGGGCGAGCGGTCGAGGAAGGGCGGGCCCGGCAGGGTCGCGAGAAAGCGGCTCCCGTACCCCGCGCGCGCGATCCGCGGATCCACGATCACGATGGCGCCGCGGTCTTCCGCGGTGCGAATGAGCCTTCCCACGCCCTGGCGAAATCGGAGGAGCGCGTCGGGGAGCATGAGATCGCGGAACGAGTCTCCGCCTTCGGTTTCGATCAGCTCGCAGCGCGCCGCCACGAGCGGGTCCGTGGGAACCGGGAACGGAAGCCGCGCGATCACGAGCACCTCGAGCGCCGCGCCCGGGAAGTCGACGCCTTCCCAGAACGACGCGGTGCCGAGGAGAACCGCCCCCTCGGACTCGCGGAACTCGCGCGCGAGCGGCGCCGCCGCCTCTCCCGGCGCCTGCCGGATCAGGGGCACGTCCGCCTCGGCGAGAGGGCCGCGCAGCCGCTTCGCGAGCTGCTCCAGCATGGCGTACGACGTGAGGAGGACGAGGAGATTCCGCCGCGTGGAGATCGCGATCGATGCGACGAGCGACGCGAGCTGCGCGACGAACTCCGGGCTCGCCGGCTCGGGGCCGTCGAGCACCGCGCTGCGCACCTGCCGCTCGAGCGGGAACGG
This window of the Candidatus Eisenbacteria bacterium genome carries:
- a CDS encoding helicase C-terminal domain-containing protein, with product RLTRDQDLADVSPVALDQLLASVGSLGRALEAAIDAAEEDGGSALRAGAVDAVDEVKARLAAWTDVERALRAVSKLEDRGVAFYVDRDERRSPRWNRRPIRVGAELKTALFASSERTLLTSATLTPGDDFAPFCDSLGLDPEEVETARLPSPFPLERQVRSAVLDGPEPASPEFVAQLASLVASIAISTRRNLLVLLTSYAMLEQLAKRLRGPLAEADVPLIRQAPGEAAAPLAREFRESEGAVLLGTASFWEGVDFPGAALEVLVIARLPFPVPTDPLVAARCELIETEGGDSFRDLMLPDALLRFRQGVGRLIRTAEDRGAIVIVDPRIARAGYGSRFLATLPGPPFLDRSPERVAAAVRDWFTREEATGEEAACPA